The nucleotide window CGTTTGAAAGGGCTTCCAGAATGACTCCGTCCTGTTCAATGGAGGATTGTTTGGCCATAAGGCTACTGTAAGGCTTTTTCTATGTATTCAAAGGAAGTGAGAATCTCCGCTTTGTCTTTACGTACTACTACCGTGTGCTCAAAGTGAGCAGAAGGTTTGAAATCCTTAGTCCGGATAGTCCAGCCATCCTTTTCCTGGATTACACTCTTCGTGCCCAGATTCACCATCGGCTCAATGGCCAGTACCAAGCCAGCCTGCAGCTTCAAACCTGCACCACGCTTACCGTAGTTAGGTACTTCTGGCCGCTCGTGAAGCTTTTGACCAATTCCGTGGCCGACAAGTTCCCGCACAACTCCATATCCTTGTTTTTCAACGTGGTTTTGGATGGCGTAACCTAAGTCACCCATTCGGTTGCCGGCTACTGCCTGTTCAATGCCCAGGTAAAGCGACTTTTTGGTTTCTTCCAGCAGCTTGAGCACTTCTGGTACCACCTCCCCTACTGGGTAGGTGTAAGCACTATCGGCATGGTAGCCGTTCAACAAGACTCCGCAGTCTACCGAAACAATATCTCCGCTCTTAAGCTGATAGTCGCTCGGGAAACCATGCACCACGACTGAGTTAGGCGAGATGCAGAGACTGTATTCAAAACCATTATACCCTTTGAAGGAAGGTTGCCCGCCATGGTCCCGGATGAACTCTTCCGCCCGCTGATCTAGCGCGCGCGTCGTGATGCCCTCCTTGATCATGCCCGCAACCTCTCCGTGGGCTTGAGCCAGCACTTTCGCGCTGGCTCGGATGAGTTCTATTTCTTCTTCGGTCTTGTAGATGATCATAACCGAATTAGGATGCCAAGGCTACGTTCTGAGTAGAACGACCACGCAGCTTGCCCGTCTTCATCATACCATCGTAATGACGCATGAGCAAGTAGCTTTCTACCTGGTTCAAGGTATCCAGAACAACGCCTACCATGATGATCAATGAAGTACCACCGTAGAAAGCAGAAAAGGGACGCGTCACACCAGCAAGAAGAGCCAAAGCTGGGAAGATGGCTATAAGAGCCAAGACAATGGCACCAGGCAGGGTGATGTGCGTCAAAATCTCGTCAATGTGCTCCGAGGTATCGCGGCCAGGCTTAACCCCCGGAACGAAACCACCACTACGCTTCAGGTCGTCCGCAATTTGATTGGGGTTAACGCTGATAGCCGTGTAGAAGTAAGTGAAGACGATGATGAGTGTAGCAAAAACTACGTTGTACTGCCAAGAAGTATAGTCCGAGAACTTCTGACCAACAGCGGCTGCAAAGTCGCTATCGGCTTGCCAAACGGAGGCAACAATAGCGGGCACAAACATCAACGACTGCGCGAAGATGATAGGCATTACTCCAGCGGCGTTTACTTTCAGCGGAATAAACTGGCGCTGAGCGTTCAGTTGTGTAGTACCGCCTACTTGCTTGGCATACTGTACTGGAATCCGGCGAACAGCCTGCGTCAATACGATTACGGCCATTACGACCAAGAACAACACTACCAATTCAATGAGGAAGATCAGCGAGCCGCGCATGCCTTTAGCTGCTGCCTCACCGATAATAGCTCCTGGAAAGCGCGATACAATCCCGATCATGATGATCATGGAAATACCGTTACCAATACCCTTATCCGTAATCTTCTCACCTAGCCACATACAAAACAGCGTTCCAGCCGTAATGATGAGCATTGTGGAGAAAGTAAAGAAAGGGCCAGGAGCGATAATAGCTTCCGCATTAATAGTGGCAATGAAGCCGATAGACTGTGCCATTACAATCGGAATCGTGAGAATCCGGGTGTACTGGTTAATCTTCTTCCGACCTGATTCGCCTTCTTTCTGTAGCTTCTGGAAGTAAGGCACTGCAATGGTTAGCAGCTGCAATACAATCGAGGCTGAGATGTAGGGCATGATACCCAGGGCGAAGATAGAGGCATGGCTGAAGGCACCGCCAAGCAGTGTATCCAGAATACCAAACAGACCTTCAGCGCCACCCTGCTTCAAACGCGACGCGTCGACGCCGGGGAGTACCACGTAGGAACCCAGCCGATAGATGGCAATGAAAAAAAGCGTATTGAAGATCCGCGTACGCAGATCTTCAATCGCAAAAATGTTCTTTATCGTTTCGATAAACTTTTTCATCGCCGATAAGACTTTACAGCGTCACAGCTTTACCACCGGCTTTCTCGATGGCTTCAACAGCCGATTTCGAGAAGGCGTGGGCATGTACTTCCAGAGCGGTGGTAACTTCACCACGACCCAGGATTTTGATTTTGGCGTTCTTAGACACCAAGCCAGCCGACACGAAGTAAGCAACGTCCATCGTGGAAGTGCTGTTCTTTTCGTTGAGGCTGGTTAGAGCATCAAGGTTGATGCCTTTGTACTCCACACGGTTGATGTTCTTGAAGCCGAACTTCGGAACACGACGCTGCAGCGGCATCTGGCCACCTTCGAAGCCAGACTTCTTGGAGTAACCCGAACGAGACTTTTGACCTTTGTGACCACGCGTCGACGTGCCGCCGCGGCCGGAACCCGTACCACGGCCAAGGCGCTTGTTGTTGCGCGTTGAGCCTACGGCGGGTGAGAGATTGCTGAGATTCATATCGAGGGGAATCCTAGAGTTCAGTTACTTCCAAGAGGTGCTGCACAGCGGCCACCATACCGGCAACCTGAGGCGTGTTTTCCACGGCCTTCGTGCTGCCAATTTTACCGAGGCCTAGAGCCTTAACGGTACGCTTTTGACGCTCGGGCGGTCAATAACGCTTTTCACGAGTTTGATTTGGATCTGCGCCATCTCTGCTTAACCGTTAAAAACTTGGGAAAGAGTGATACCACGCTGCTGGGCAATCTGCATCGGGTCACGCATCTTCAGCAGAGCATCAAAGGTTGCCTTTACCACGTTGTGGGGGTTCGAAGAACCTTTCGACTTAGCAAGTACATCCTTGATACCAGCGCTTTCAAACACGGCACGCATAGCACCACCAGCAATTACACCGGTACCGGCAGCAGCAGGCTGCACCAGCACGAAGCCGCCAGAATATTTGCCTTCCATCACGTGAGGAACGGTGTGCTTGTAAAGCGGCACCTTCACCAAGTTCTTTTTAGCGTCGTCGATACCTTTGGCAATAGCGTCGGTAACTTCGTTGGCTTTGCCAAGACCGTAACCTACGGTGCCGTTACCGTCACCTACTACTACGATGGCCGAGAAGCTGAAGCGACGACCACCTTTAACTACTTTAGCAACACGGTTGATAGCGACTACCTTCTCTTTCAGATCGGATTCGCCAGCGCGGGGTGCCTGGTCGCGGTTGCCACCACGGTCATTGCCACCACCACGACGGTCGTTGCCGCCACGGTCATTGCCACCACCACGGGGTTGTTATTGAATTCTGCCATGATGATTTAGAAATTGAGGCCGCCTTCGCGGGCTCCTTCTGCCAATGATTTTACGCGGCCGTGGTAGAGGTAACCCGAACGGTCAAATACCACTTTCGAAATTCCTTTCTCCTGAGCACGGGAGGCAAGTTCTTTGCCTACTGCGGCAGCCAGGGCGACTCCGTTGCCCTCTTCCACCGAAACGTGCTTCGAGGAAGCAGCCGCCAACGTACGGCCAGTGGTGTCGTCAATAATCTGAGCATAGATGCCCGTATTGCTGCGGAACACTGACAAACGTGGACGCTCGGACGTGCCAGCCACCTTAGTGCGGATGATGCGCTGGATCCGTTTTCTTCTAGTTGCTTTATCGAAAGCCATGATGCGAAATTATTTCGAAGCCGTTTTACCAGCCTTACGACGAATTTGCTCACCCACGAAACGCACGCCTTTGCCTTTGTAAGGCTCAACTTTGCGCAGCGAGCGAATCTTAGCAGCTACCTGACCCAGCAATTGATTGTCAATGCTGTTCAACGTAACGATTGGGTTCTTACCTTTTTCGGTTACGGCCGTAGCAGTAACTTCCTTTGGCAAGGCCAAGAAGATATTGTGCGAGTAACCCAGCGACAATTCCAGCGTAGTACCGGCCATTGCGGCTTTGTAACCTACACCTACCAGCTCCAGCTTCAGTTCAAAGCCGTTGCTTACACCATTGACCATATTGTTGATCAAAGAGCGGTACAAACCGTGCATAGCTTTGTGGCGCTTCTGCTCAGTAGGACGCTCAACAACCAACTGGCCATCGGCTTGGGTAAGGGTAATGTCGCGGTCAACTGGGGTAGTCAGGGTACCTTTCGGGCCCTTCACCGTGACGGTGTTTTCGTTGCTTACTTCAACCTGAACGCCCGAAGGCAGGCTGATCGGCAGTTTACCAATGCGTGACATAGTCTCGTTTCTCCTCGATTAGTAAACGTGGCACAATACTTCACCACCCACGTTCTGAGCTTTTGCCTCTTTCTCCGTCATTACCCTTTCGAGGTCGACAGGATGGCAATACCCAAACCGCTGAGTACACGCGGCATGTTCTCCACGTGAGCGTACTGACGCAGACCGGGGGTGCTGATGCGCTCCAGTTTGGTGATAGCAGGCTGCTTCGTAGTAGGGTTGTACTTCAGGGCAATCTTGATAGTGCCCTGTACCGAAGAGTCATCAAAGCGGTAGCTCTGGATGTAACCCTTGTGGTAAAGCACTTTCGTGATTTCCTTTTTGATGTTGCTGGCCGGAATTTCGACTACCCGGTGGTTTGCCTTGATGGCATTGCGCACCCGGGTCAGGAAGTCGGCAATTGGATCTGTATTCATTGTGTAGATGAGAGCAGCCCATTTTTTAGGGAGCCGCAAAGATATGAAAATTTCGCCGCCATTTGAAAGTGGCGACGAAATTTTCGGTTAAGACTACTTGGCTCGACTTATTGAGGCTCGGCCAATGGTTTCTTTCGGCAACCTGCCAAATATCACTGCCTTAGTGTGAGTAAGGCAAAAGCTGTATTACCAGCTCGACTTCGTTACGCCGGGGATCTTACCAGCCAGCGCCATTTCGCGGAACGTAACCCGGCTGATGCCAAACTTACGCATGTAGCCACGAGGACGACCGTTGATTTTATCCCGGTTGTGTACGCGTACGGGCGAGGCGTTGCGGGGCAACTTATCCAGACCTTCGTAGTCGCCGGCGGCTTTCAGAGCCTTACGCTTTTCAGCATAACGCTCTACCGTAGCGATGCGCTTTCTTTCTCTTGCTTTGACGGATTCCTTAGCCATTGTTCTGTTTCTTGGCGTTAGCGAACGGCATTCCGAAAGCTTTGAGGAGCTCGTAGCTCTGCTCGTCGTTCTCGGCGGTCGTTACGAAGGTAATGTCCATACCCGAGATTGACTTAATCTTGTCGATCGAAATTTCGGGGAAAATGATCTGCTCCTTGATACCGAGGGTATAGTTACCCCGGCCGTCAAAGCCTTTATCATTGATGCCTTTGAAGTCACGCACCCGGGGGAGAGCAACTGTCAGCAAACGGTCCATGAACTCGTACATCTGCTCGCCACGCAAGGTAACGCGGGCGCCGATGGGCATGCCTTCACGGAGTTTGAAGTTCGACACCGAACGCTTGGCAATGGTAGCAACGGCTTTCTGACCAGTGATGGTCGTCAGCTCATCCACACCATTGTCAACCAGCTTTTTGTCGGCTACTGCCGAGCCAATACCGCGGTTGATGCAGATCTTGGTGATGCGTGGTACCTGCATGATGCTCTTGAACTGGAATTTCTCCTGGAGCGCGGGTACTACTTCTTTTTGATATATATCTTTCAGTCGGGCCATTGTCGTCGTACCGGGTTAGGCGTTTTTCGATTCAACTGCCTTCACGTTGGATACGTGGATTGGGGCTTCGATCTTGGTGATACCCCTTGCGGGTTTTTAGCACTGGGTTTGTTGTGCTTGGTCACCAGGTTCAGGCCTTCCACGATAACGCGCTGCGTCGAACGGTTTACCGACTTGATAACGCCGGTCTTGCCACGCTCATCACCAGCAATTACCAGAACGGTATCACCGGTTTTAACGTGCAGTTTCACGGGCTGTGCTTTCGTCTTCGTTGCCATATGCTTAGAGAACTTCAGGAGCTAGTGAAACAATTTTCATGAACTGACGCTCACGCAACTCACGAGCTACTGGGCCGAAAATACGGGTACCACGGGGCTCATCGTTGTTGTTAAGCAGAACAGCGGCATTGTCGTCGAAGCGGATGTACGAACCGTCTTTGCGGCGTACTTCCTTCTTCGTGCGAACTACCACAGCCTTCGATACAGTGCCCTTCTTGGCATTACCGGAAGGCAGAGCCGACTTGATCGAAACAACGATCTTGTCGCCTACGCTGGCGTATTTCTTGCCCGTGCCACCGAGGACACGAATGCATAGAACTTCTTTGGCGCCGCTGTTATCAGCGACGGTCAGACGGGATTCTTGCTGTATCATCTTACTTGGCGCGTTCTACAATTTCTACCAATCTCCAGCGCTTGTTCTTGCTCAGCGGGCGGGTCGACATGATGCGAACCGTATCGCCTTCACCGCACTCGTTATTCTCGTCGTGAGCCATAAATTTGGTCGACTTGGTAACGAATTTGCCGTAGATCGGGTGTTTCATTTTGCTTTCCACTACTACCGTGATGGACTTATCCATCTTGGAAGAAGCTACGCGCCCGATGATTTCTTTCCGCAGGTTCCGCTCTTCGGCGGTCGTTACCTGCTGTTCTTCGTTGGTTGCCATCGTTATTTAGCAGTTTGGTTTGCCTGCTCGTTTTCGCGACGGGTCAACTCAGTCTTCAGACGAGCTACGGTACGGCGGCTGTGCTTCAGGCGAACTGGGTTTTCCAAGGGCGAGATGGCGTGCGCGAAACGCAGTGCCTGGCCGCTGGTTTGTTCAGTCTTGATTTGCTCCTTCAGCGCTTCTAGCGAAAGGGCTTGGATTTCTGCGTTCTTCATCTTACTTGTTCTCTTCGTAGTCGCGACGAACAACAAACTTAGTTTTCACTGGCAGCTTCTGCGCAGCTAAACGCAGGGATTCCTGAGCCACTTCCAGCGGCACGCCGTCCGATTCGAACATGATAGTGCCGGGCTTCACGCAGGCTACCCAATATTCTGGGCTACCCTTACCCTTACCCATGCGAACTTCAGCGGGCTTCTTGGTAATTGGCTTATCTGGAAAAATACGGATCCATACTTGACCTTCCCGTTTCATTGCGCGGGTCATGGCGATACGAGCTGCCTCAATCTGACGAGCCGTGATCCAAGCCACTTCCAACGATTTGATAGCGAAGGAACCGAAGTCTATGGAGCTGCCGCGGTAGGCTAGGCCTGTTACGCGACCCTTTTGCATCTTGCGATACTTGGTCCTTTTCGGTTGTAACATGAGTTATCGAAAATTGAAATTCTTGAAAAGAGAAAAGGACTAGCGACGTGGGCCGCCCTGACCGCCGCCACGGTTGGCACCACCGGGTGCTCCACCGCCACGACGCTGACCACCGCCGGCTTGACCGCCACGGTTGTCGCCACCACCCTGACCACCGCGGTTGTCACCGCCACGCTCATTGCGAGGGCCACGTGGGCCACGGTCACCACCACGGTCGCCACGCTCACCACGTGGGCCACGGTCGTTACCGCCGCCACGAGTGTCGTTGCCCTGGTTGGCAGGCTGCTGGTTTGGCGACAAGTCGGGCTTGCCGAATACCTCACCACGCATGATCCACACCTTGATGCCGATCTTGCCATACACAGTCTGAGCTTCCGACAGAGCGTAGTCGATGTCGGCACGCAGCGTGTGCAGCGGGGTACGGCCTTCTTTGTACTGCTCGGAACGAGCAATTTCGGCACCACCCAAACGGCCACCGCACTGAATCTTGATGCCTTCGGCACCAACACGCATTGCAGCTTGGATAGACATCTTCATAGCGCGACGGAACGAGATACGAGCCTGCAGCTGCTGAGCGATGCTCTCGCCCACGAGCTTGGCGTCGAGTTCCGGACGCTTAATTTCGAAAATGTTGATCTGAACGTCCTTGCTGGTGATCTGCTTCAGCTCGTCCTTGATCTTATCAACTTCCTGACCGCCCTTACCGATTACCACACCTGGACGAGCCGTGTTGATGGTA belongs to Hymenobacter cellulosilyticus and includes:
- the rpmC gene encoding 50S ribosomal protein L29, whose amino-acid sequence is MKNAEIQALSLEALKEQIKTEQTSGQALRFAHAISPLENPVRLKHSRRTVARLKTELTRRENEQANQTAK
- the rplX gene encoding 50S ribosomal protein L24 codes for the protein MKLHVKTGDTVLVIAGDERGKTGVIKSVNRSTQRVIVEGLNLVTKHNKPSAKNPQGVSPRSKPQSTYPT
- the rplR gene encoding 50S ribosomal protein L18 — protein: MAFDKATRRKRIQRIIRTKVAGTSERPRLSVFRSNTGIYAQIIDDTTGRTLAAASSKHVSVEEGNGVALAAAVGKELASRAQEKGISKVVFDRSGYLYHGRVKSLAEGAREGGLNF
- the rplE gene encoding 50S ribosomal protein L5, yielding MARLKDIYQKEVVPALQEKFQFKSIMQVPRITKICINRGIGSAVADKKLVDNGVDELTTITGQKAVATIAKRSVSNFKLREGMPIGARVTLRGEQMYEFMDRLLTVALPRVRDFKGINDKGFDGRGNYTLGIKEQIIFPEISIDKIKSISGMDITFVTTAENDEQSYELLKAFGMPFANAKKQNNG
- the rplN gene encoding 50S ribosomal protein L14, with protein sequence MIQQESRLTVADNSGAKEVLCIRVLGGTGKKYASVGDKIVVSIKSALPSGNAKKGTVSKAVVVRTKKEVRRKDGSYIRFDDNAAVLLNNNDEPRGTRIFGPVARELRERQFMKIVSLAPEVL
- the rplP gene encoding 50S ribosomal protein L16, yielding MLQPKRTKYRKMQKGRVTGLAYRGSSIDFGSFAIKSLEVAWITARQIEAARIAMTRAMKREGQVWIRIFPDKPITKKPAEVRMGKGKGSPEYWVACVKPGTIMFESDGVPLEVAQESLRLAAQKLPVKTKFVVRRDYEENK
- the rpsQ gene encoding 30S ribosomal protein S17, giving the protein MATNEEQQVTTAEERNLRKEIIGRVASSKMDKSITVVVESKMKHPIYGKFVTKSTKFMAHDENNECGEGDTVRIMSTRPLSKNKRWRLVEIVERAK
- the rplO gene encoding 50S ribosomal protein L15 — its product is MNLSNLSPAVGSTRNNKRLGRGTGSGRGGTSTRGHKGQKSRSGYSKKSGFEGGQMPLQRRVPKFGFKNINRVEYKGINLDALTSLNEKNSTSTMDVAYFVSAGLVSKNAKIKILGRGEVTTALEVHAHAFSKSAVEAIEKAGGKAVTL
- the rpsE gene encoding 30S ribosomal protein S5; translation: MKEKVVAINRVAKVVKGGRRFSFSAIVVVGDGNGTVGYGLGKANEVTDAIAKGIDDAKKNLVKVPLYKHTVPHVMEGKYSGGFVLVQPAAAGTGVIAGGAMRAVFESAGIKDVLAKSKGSSNPHNVVKATFDALLKMRDPMQIAQQRGITLSQVFNG
- the rpsN gene encoding 30S ribosomal protein S14 — translated: MAKESVKARERKRIATVERYAEKRKALKAAGDYEGLDKLPRNASPVRVHNRDKINGRPRGYMRKFGISRVTFREMALAGKIPGVTKSSW
- the rplF gene encoding 50S ribosomal protein L6 gives rise to the protein MSRIGKLPISLPSGVQVEVSNENTVTVKGPKGTLTTPVDRDITLTQADGQLVVERPTEQKRHKAMHGLYRSLINNMVNGVSNGFELKLELVGVGYKAAMAGTTLELSLGYSHNIFLALPKEVTATAVTEKGKNPIVTLNSIDNQLLGQVAAKIRSLRKVEPYKGKGVRFVGEQIRRKAGKTASK
- the rpsC gene encoding 30S ribosomal protein S3, whose protein sequence is MGQKVNPVGFRLGVIKGWDSNWYGGKDFADKLVEDEKIRKYVLARIPKGGISRIVIERTLKRITITINTARPGVVIGKGGQEVDKIKDELKQITSKDVQINIFEIKRPELDAKLVGESIAQQLQARISFRRAMKMSIQAAMRVGAEGIKIQCGGRLGGAEIARSEQYKEGRTPLHTLRADIDYALSEAQTVYGKIGIKVWIMRGEVFGKPDLSPNQQPANQGNDTRGGGNDRGPRGERGDRGGDRGPRGPRNERGGDNRGGQGGGDNRGGQAGGGQRRGGGAPGGANRGGGQGGPRR
- the map gene encoding type I methionyl aminopeptidase codes for the protein MIIYKTEEEIELIRASAKVLAQAHGEVAGMIKEGITTRALDQRAEEFIRDHGGQPSFKGYNGFEYSLCISPNSVVVHGFPSDYQLKSGDIVSVDCGVLLNGYHADSAYTYPVGEVVPEVLKLLEETKKSLYLGIEQAVAGNRMGDLGYAIQNHVEKQGYGVVRELVGHGIGQKLHERPEVPNYGKRGAGLKLQAGLVLAIEPMVNLGTKSVIQEKDGWTIRTKDFKPSAHFEHTVVVRKDKAEILTSFEYIEKALQ
- the secY gene encoding preprotein translocase subunit SecY → MKKFIETIKNIFAIEDLRTRIFNTLFFIAIYRLGSYVVLPGVDASRLKQGGAEGLFGILDTLLGGAFSHASIFALGIMPYISASIVLQLLTIAVPYFQKLQKEGESGRKKINQYTRILTIPIVMAQSIGFIATINAEAIIAPGPFFTFSTMLIITAGTLFCMWLGEKITDKGIGNGISMIIMIGIVSRFPGAIIGEAAAKGMRGSLIFLIELVVLFLVVMAVIVLTQAVRRIPVQYAKQVGGTTQLNAQRQFIPLKVNAAGVMPIIFAQSLMFVPAIVASVWQADSDFAAAVGQKFSDYTSWQYNVVFATLIIVFTYFYTAISVNPNQIADDLKRSGGFVPGVKPGRDTSEHIDEILTHITLPGAIVLALIAIFPALALLAGVTRPFSAFYGGTSLIIMVGVVLDTLNQVESYLLMRHYDGMMKTGKLRGRSTQNVALAS